The Mytilus trossulus isolate FHL-02 chromosome 3, PNRI_Mtr1.1.1.hap1, whole genome shotgun sequence genome contains a region encoding:
- the LOC134712369 gene encoding nucleic acid dioxygenase ALKBH1-like, translating into MTDLVDNFKGEFKRYKQRNPLPNFSDVIDIEESPSKVTLFTLKTQDHPAVKGLKPVDQWKAYTLDNCPGFIIISNPFEDGSQRYWMEECIKTYPLAPNITNIDSHLSSVDQHDVWRHSKANYSKDITSKDSLMMKLRWVTLGYHYDWDNKKYYTNKHSEFPVDLSRLCKYIASVLGYPLFAPEAAIVNYYHMDSTLAGHTDHSELDHNAPLISISFGQDAIFLIGGLTKETKPEALMLHSGDICIMSEQSRLVYHAVPRIMKAQMNRIEKCILKCNKCSEQTNIEHNKKSCDKVTDERTCNNQRKMSCDKQSDFGQFDKQSDSAENSREASMDETLFCDYLNCTRINVNVRQVLKQNERFPEHQNDLSYSVESKKLKLETN; encoded by the exons ATGACAGATTTAGTTGATAACTTCAAAGGCGAATTTAAACGTTATAAACAGCGTAATCCTCTTCCAAATTTTTCAGACGTCATAGACATTGAAGAGTCTCCCTCAAAG GTCACTTTATTTACTCTTAAAACTCAAGACCATCCTGCTGTAAAAGGACTTAAACCTGTTGATCAATGGAAAGCATACACTCTTGACAATTGCCCAG GATTCATAATAATTTCGAACCCATTTGAAGATGGAAGTCAGCGTTATTGGATGGAGGAGTGTATTAAAACTTATCCACTGGCACCAAATATCACCAACATTGATTCCCATCTATCTTCAGTAGATCAACATGATGTATGGCGGCACAGTAAAGCTAACTATAG taaGGATATAACAAGCAAAGATAGTTTGATGATGAAGTTGAGATGGGTCACCCTAGGATACCATTATGACTGGGATAATAAA AAATATTATACCAACAAACACAGTGAATTTCCAGTGGACCTTTCTAGACTGTGTAAATATATAGCATCAGTATTGGGTTACCCATTGTTCGCTCCAGAGGCTGCCATAGTTAATTATTATCACATGGATTCAACTCTGGCAGGACATACAGACCATTCAGAATTAGACCATAATGCACCATTGATTTCAATAAG TTTTGGCCAAGATGCCATATTTTTGATTGGAGGTCTAACCAAAGAAACCAAACCAGAAGCCCTAATGTTACACAGTGGTGACATCTGTATAATGAGTGAACAGTCAAGACTTGTATACCATGCTGTACCAAGAATTATGAAAGCTCAAATGAACAGAATAGAAAAGTGTATACTGAAATGTAACAAATGCAGTGAACAAACTAATATAGAACACAATAAAAAGTCATGTGATAAAGTTACAGATGAGCGAACATGCAACAATCAAAGAAAAATGTCTTGTGATAAACAGTCAGACTTTGGACAGTTTGACAAACAATCTGATTCTGCAGAAAATAGCAGAGAGGCATCTATGGATGAAACattattttgtgattatttAAACTGTACACGGATAAATGTCAATGTCAGACAAGTcctaaaacaaaatgaacggTTTCCAGAGCATCAAAATGATTTGTCTTATAGTGTTGagagtaaaaaattaaaactggaaacaaattaa
- the LOC134712368 gene encoding amino acid transporter heavy chain SLC3A1-like: MADESVDEKAQLKAELAEPAVDDDPKFNDSTAKFLTNGGDVKVEVETSSSGGASFTGLGKEELLQYANDPFWKKVRVILFILFWVGWIAMLAAAIVIIVLAPRCPHRPDLKWYDKQASYQVYPKSFKDTNKPGKAEPGEGVGDLQGIISELEDGHFQDLGVETLYINSFYKSGGVDNGMDVVDYKDVEPSLGTLAHIRKLRKETKDKMRLVVDFIPNHTSRNHTWFVSSQNKQDPYTDYYVWRPCTKGGATPNNWLSVYGGSAWEYDDLRGECYLHTFLKEQPDLNLMNEDVRKEMKDVLSFWLKEGIDGFHVRNAEYLVENMTLGNEAASGSGSSYETLIHDHTTHQPETFELLQEWRALLDTAANKPGREKALIVTVDTDMNTTMKYYETNGKSGATYVRMSPITNYNTNGLATHLKDRIQEVAVDDVHRKIWMLDNENLDRIASLIGDEYMKALLAVQILLPGVSSSYYGDEIAMKNGVPATPSKDPVSKLPGQKNRDVFRTPMQWSSEQPNAGFTDPTFMPWIPLGANYKTNNVQHAKAYHSKHSIMNTFKQLVLLASNESIQFGKTVVSVLKDNNDILWMTRKAEGFSGYLVIINLGDSPFASNFKEAQISNTLMHVFHSDGDLIEGDMDLSKRAVSIAPKHVHVYKFD, from the exons ATGGCGGATGAAAGTGTTGACGAAAAAGCCCAGTTAAAAGCTGAATTAGCTGAACCAGCAGTCGACGACGATCCCAAGTTCAACGATTCTACTgccaaatttttaacaaatggagGAGACGTAAAAGTAGAAGTCGAGACATCAAGCTCCGGTGGGGCATCGTTCACTGGATTGGGAAAAGAAGAGCTTCTTCAGTACGCTAACGACCCATTCTGGAAGAAAGTACGGGTGATCTTGTTCATCCTTTTCTGGGTAGGATGGATTGCTATGCTGGCAGCTGCTATTGTGATCATTGTGCTAGCTCCACGTTGTCCACACAGACCAGATCTCAAGTGGTATGACAAACAAGCTTCATACCAAGTTTACCCCAAATCATTCAAAGACACCAATAAACCAGGAAAAGCTGAACCCGGAGAAGGAGTAGGAGATTTACAAG gaaTAATATCAGAGCTGGAAGATGGACATTTCCAAGATCTTGGAGTGGAAACACTGTACATCAACTCCTTTTATAAGAGTGGAGGTGTTGACAATGGAATGGATGTTGTGGATTACAAAGATGTTGAACCAAGTTTGGGCACCCTAGCACACATCAGAAAACTCAGAAAAGAGACTAAAGACAAAA TGAGACTAGTGGTTGATTTCATTCCAAATCACACCAGTAGAAATCACACCTGGTTTGTGTCCAGTCAGAACAAACAAGATCCTTATACAGACTATTATGTATGGAGACCATGTACAAAGGGTGGAGCAACGCCAAACAATTGG TTGAGTGTTTATGGGGGAAGTGCATGGGAGTATGATGACCTTCGTGGTGAATGTTATCTCCATACATTCCTCAAAGAACAACCAGATCTCAACTTGATGAATGAAGATGTCAGAAAAGAAATGAAG GACGTGTTGAGTTTCTGGTTGAAAGAAGGAATTGATGGTTTCCATGTAAGAAATGCAGAATATCTAGTAGAGAATATGACACTTGGTAATGAAGCAGCCAGTGGAAGTGGATCT agTTATGAAACACTGATACATGACCATACAACACACCAGCCTGAAACATTTGAGTTACTACAGGAATGGAGAGCTTTATTGGACACTGCTGCTAACAAACCAGGAAGGGAAAA GGCATTGATTGTAACTGTTGATACAGATATGAACACAACTATGAAATATTATGAAACAAATGGCAAAAGTGGAGCTACTTATGTCAGAATGTCACCAATCACAAATTACAATACGAATGGATTAGCCACTCATCTTAAAGACAGGATACAAGAAGTGGCTGTTGATGACGTTCACAGGAAGATCTGGATG TTGGACAATGAAAACTTGGACAGAATTGCCAGTCTGATTGGTGATGAGTATATGAAAGCTTTGTTAGCAGTACAGATTTTACTTCCTGGAGTCTCATCGTCTTACTATGGGGATGAAATTGCTATGAAGAATGGAGTTCCAGCAACACCAAGCAAGGATCCAGTTTCTAAATTACCTGGACAG aaaaatagaGATGTATTCCGTACACCTATGCAGTGGAGTAGTGAACAACCAAATGCTGGCTTCACTGATCCAACATTCATGCCATGGATTCCTTTGGGAGCAAACTACAAAACTAACAATGTACAA cATGCCAAAGCATACCACAGTAAACACAGTATAATGAATACCTTCAAACAATTAGTTTTACTGGCCAGTAATGAATCTATACAGTTTGGCAAGACAGTTGTATCTGTCTTGAAGGACAACAATGACATTTTATGGATGACAAGAAAAGCTGAAGGATTCTCTGGGTACCTTGTAATCATCAACCTGGGAGATTCACCATTTGCTAGTAACTTCAAAGAGGCTCAAATTTCAAACACACTGATGCACGTCTTCCATTCAGATGGTGACCTCATAGAAGGAGATATGGACCTCAGCAAGAGGGCAGTCAGTATTGCCCCCAAACATGTTCATGTATACAAATTTGACTAA